A window of Caretta caretta isolate rCarCar2 chromosome 11, rCarCar1.hap1, whole genome shotgun sequence contains these coding sequences:
- the LOC142068504 gene encoding gamma-crystallin B-like, whose amino-acid sequence MEKIILFEDRNFQGRSVECSSDRPDLQSQLSRCNSVRVESGCFMLYERPNFQGQQFFLKRGDYPDMQSEGFSTSIKSCRMIPPHRGTYRIKIYEKEDHRGKMVELTEDSPQVMDQLRAHEMLSCSVLDGHWILYELPNYRGRQYLLRPGEYRRFSEWGSMSGKVGSLRRATDLY is encoded by the exons ATGGAAAAG ATCATCCTTTTCGAGGACAGAAACTTCCAGGGCCGCTCCGTTGAGTGCAGTAGCGACCGTCCGGATTTGCAAAGTCAGCTCAGCCGCTGTAACTCTGTCCGTGTGGAAAGTGGCTGCTTCATGCTCTATGAACGTCCCAACTTCCAGGGACAGCAGTTCTTTCTGAAACGGGGAGATTATCCTGATATGCAGTCTGAGGGTTTCAGCACCTCCATTAAGTCCTGCCGGATGATCCCACCT CACAGGGGCACCTACAGGATAAAGATCTATGAGAAGGAGGATCACAGAGGCAAGATGGTAGAGTTAACTGAGGACTCTCCACAAGTCATGGACCAGCTACGTGCCCACGAGATGCTCTCTTGTTCTGTGCTGGATGGGCACTGGATCCTTTATGAATTGCCAAATTACAGAGGCCGCCAATACCTGCTGAGGCCAGGGGAGTACAGGAGATTCAGTGAGTGGGGCTCTATGAGTGGCAAAGTCGGCTCTTTGAGACGTGCCACTGATCTTTACTGA